The following are encoded in a window of Vigna unguiculata cultivar IT97K-499-35 chromosome 8, ASM411807v1, whole genome shotgun sequence genomic DNA:
- the LOC114194455 gene encoding peptide methionine sulfoxide reductase A3-like isoform X1, protein MRICGAAAISSSYTTTSNSLSVFVSSSLSGPSKTKFLPSLSRFSVKRSGLFSQTRPSIAVNKPSMNLLNKLGFGSARAPENLDSSIPQGPDDDIPAPGQQFAQFGAGCFWGVELAFQRMPGVTKTEVGYTQGLVHNPIYEDVCSGSTNHSEVVRVQYDPKSCSYESLLDLFWARHDPTTLNRQGNDVGTQYRSGIYYYTEEQEKAARESLEQQQKQLNRTIVTEILPAKKFYRAEEYHQQYLEKGGRFGFGQSAAKGCNDPIRCYG, encoded by the exons CAGCAATCAGCAGCAGCTATACCACCACGTCCAATTCCCTTTCAGTGTTTGTTTCTTCTTCCCTCTCCGGTCCTTCCAAAACCAAGTTCCTGCCCTCACTTTCTAGGTTTTCTGTCAAGCGTTCTGGCTTATTTTCCCAAACTCGTCCTAGCATTGCTGTGAACAAGCCCTCCATGAACCTATTGAACAAACTTGGATTTGGCAGCGCAAGGGCACCAGAGAACTTGGATTCATCCATTCCTCAGGGTCCAGATGATGACATACCAGCACCAGGCCAGCAGTTTGCGCAGTTTGGTGCTGGCTGTTTTTGGGGTGTTGAGTTGGCCTTCCAAAGGATGCCTGGGGTGACCAAGACAGAGGTTGGTTACACCCAGGGGCTTGTGCATAATCCAATCTATGAAGATGTGTGTTCGGGGTCCACAAACCACTCAGAGGTTGTAAGAGTTCAATACGATCCCAAAAGTTGTAGCTATGAGTCTCTGCTTGATTTGTTCTGGGCTAGACATGATCCTACTACTCTGAATAGACAG GGGAATGATGTGGGAACACAGTACAGATCTGGAATATACTACTACACGGAAGAGCAAGAGAAGGCTGCCAGGGAATCGTTGGAACAACAGCAGAAGCAGTTGAACAGGACGATTGTTACTGAGATTCTTCCTGCCAAGAAGTTCTACAGAGCAGAGGAGTACCACCAACAGTACCTTGAGAAAGGGGGTCGGTTTGGTTTTGGGCAATCTGCTGCTAAAGGTTGCAATGATCCAATCCGATGCTATGGTTAA
- the LOC114194455 gene encoding peptide methionine sulfoxide reductase A3-like isoform X2, giving the protein MRICGAAISSSYTTTSNSLSVFVSSSLSGPSKTKFLPSLSRFSVKRSGLFSQTRPSIAVNKPSMNLLNKLGFGSARAPENLDSSIPQGPDDDIPAPGQQFAQFGAGCFWGVELAFQRMPGVTKTEVGYTQGLVHNPIYEDVCSGSTNHSEVVRVQYDPKSCSYESLLDLFWARHDPTTLNRQGNDVGTQYRSGIYYYTEEQEKAARESLEQQQKQLNRTIVTEILPAKKFYRAEEYHQQYLEKGGRFGFGQSAAKGCNDPIRCYG; this is encoded by the exons CAATCAGCAGCAGCTATACCACCACGTCCAATTCCCTTTCAGTGTTTGTTTCTTCTTCCCTCTCCGGTCCTTCCAAAACCAAGTTCCTGCCCTCACTTTCTAGGTTTTCTGTCAAGCGTTCTGGCTTATTTTCCCAAACTCGTCCTAGCATTGCTGTGAACAAGCCCTCCATGAACCTATTGAACAAACTTGGATTTGGCAGCGCAAGGGCACCAGAGAACTTGGATTCATCCATTCCTCAGGGTCCAGATGATGACATACCAGCACCAGGCCAGCAGTTTGCGCAGTTTGGTGCTGGCTGTTTTTGGGGTGTTGAGTTGGCCTTCCAAAGGATGCCTGGGGTGACCAAGACAGAGGTTGGTTACACCCAGGGGCTTGTGCATAATCCAATCTATGAAGATGTGTGTTCGGGGTCCACAAACCACTCAGAGGTTGTAAGAGTTCAATACGATCCCAAAAGTTGTAGCTATGAGTCTCTGCTTGATTTGTTCTGGGCTAGACATGATCCTACTACTCTGAATAGACAG GGGAATGATGTGGGAACACAGTACAGATCTGGAATATACTACTACACGGAAGAGCAAGAGAAGGCTGCCAGGGAATCGTTGGAACAACAGCAGAAGCAGTTGAACAGGACGATTGTTACTGAGATTCTTCCTGCCAAGAAGTTCTACAGAGCAGAGGAGTACCACCAACAGTACCTTGAGAAAGGGGGTCGGTTTGGTTTTGGGCAATCTGCTGCTAAAGGTTGCAATGATCCAATCCGATGCTATGGTTAA
- the LOC114194455 gene encoding peptide methionine sulfoxide reductase-like isoform X3, whose protein sequence is MNLLNKLGFGSARAPENLDSSIPQGPDDDIPAPGQQFAQFGAGCFWGVELAFQRMPGVTKTEVGYTQGLVHNPIYEDVCSGSTNHSEVVRVQYDPKSCSYESLLDLFWARHDPTTLNRQGNDVGTQYRSGIYYYTEEQEKAARESLEQQQKQLNRTIVTEILPAKKFYRAEEYHQQYLEKGGRFGFGQSAAKGCNDPIRCYG, encoded by the exons ATGAACCTATTGAACAAACTTGGATTTGGCAGCGCAAGGGCACCAGAGAACTTGGATTCATCCATTCCTCAGGGTCCAGATGATGACATACCAGCACCAGGCCAGCAGTTTGCGCAGTTTGGTGCTGGCTGTTTTTGGGGTGTTGAGTTGGCCTTCCAAAGGATGCCTGGGGTGACCAAGACAGAGGTTGGTTACACCCAGGGGCTTGTGCATAATCCAATCTATGAAGATGTGTGTTCGGGGTCCACAAACCACTCAGAGGTTGTAAGAGTTCAATACGATCCCAAAAGTTGTAGCTATGAGTCTCTGCTTGATTTGTTCTGGGCTAGACATGATCCTACTACTCTGAATAGACAG GGGAATGATGTGGGAACACAGTACAGATCTGGAATATACTACTACACGGAAGAGCAAGAGAAGGCTGCCAGGGAATCGTTGGAACAACAGCAGAAGCAGTTGAACAGGACGATTGTTACTGAGATTCTTCCTGCCAAGAAGTTCTACAGAGCAGAGGAGTACCACCAACAGTACCTTGAGAAAGGGGGTCGGTTTGGTTTTGGGCAATCTGCTGCTAAAGGTTGCAATGATCCAATCCGATGCTATGGTTAA